A stretch of the Vigna radiata var. radiata cultivar VC1973A chromosome 9, Vradiata_ver6, whole genome shotgun sequence genome encodes the following:
- the LOC106773736 gene encoding 60S ribosomal protein L37a, which yields MTKRTKKAGIVGKYGTRYGASLRKQIKKMEVSQHSKFFCEFCGKYAVKRKAVGIWGCKDCGKVKAGGAYTLNTASAVTVRSTIRRLREQTES from the exons ATG ACCAAGCGAACCAAGAAGGCCGGTATTGTTGGAAAATACG GCACCCGATATGGTGCTAGTTTAAGGAAGCAAATTAAGAAGATGGAAGTTAGTCAGCACAGTAAATTTTTCTGTGAGTTCTGTGGAAAG TACGCTGTTAAGAGGAAGGCTGTGGGCATTTGGGGATGCAAAGACTGTGGAAAAGTGAAGGCTGGAGGTGCTTACACATTGAA TACTGCCAGTGCCGTGACTGTCCGAAGCACCATTCGAAGGCTGAGGGAGCAGACCGAGAGTTAA